The proteins below come from a single Conger conger chromosome 10, fConCon1.1, whole genome shotgun sequence genomic window:
- the kif3b gene encoding kinesin-like protein KIF3B isoform X1, with amino-acid sequence MSKSKSSESVKVVVRCRPMNEKEKAANFQRVVSVDVKLGQVAVKNPRGTAHEHPKVFTFDSVYDSNSKQVDLYDETFRPLVDSVLLGFNGTIFAYGQTGTGKTYTMEGVRNDPERRGVIPNSFEHIFTHISRSQNQQYLVRASYLEIYQEEIRDLLSKDQARRLELKERPDTGVYVKDLSSFVTKSVKEIEHVMNVGNQNRSVGSTNMNEHSSRSHAIFVITIECSELGLDGENHIRVGKLNLVDLAGSERQAKTGAQGERLKEATKINLSLSALGNVISALVDGRSTHIPYRDSKLTRLLQDSLGGNARTVMVANIGPASYNVEETLTTLRYSNRAKNIKNKPRVNEDPKDALLREFQEEIARLKEQLEKRSGKGKRRKRRKWKPGDSGDEPEEGDEDDEEEDDGEEGPGGEEKEDADYWREQQEKLEKERKAIMDDHSLVADEKLKLLTAKEKKMDDLKREREAGEMLAAKVKAMESKLLVGGKNIVDHTNEQQKVLEQKRQEIAEQKRREREMQQQMECRDEETLELKETYSSLQQEVDIKTKKLKKLFAKLQAVKAEISDVQDAHIQERQELEQTQNELTRELKLKHLIIENFIPMEEKNKIMNRTFLDEEDDHHWKLRPITRLEDDQQMMTRPVSAVGYKRPLSQHARTAMLMRPDVRYRAENILLLELDLPTRTTKEYEEPVIAPKVAAALEDALRDEDEIQVDASNFHSSLPTPPGASVGITKKPKSSSRPKTGKKVSTPTSATSPSSSGHPLYPQSRGLVPK; translated from the exons ATGTCTAAAAGCAAGAGCTCAGAGTCTGTGAAAGTGGTAGTGCGCTGCCGACCTATGAATGAAAAGGAGAAGGCGGCTAACTTTCAGAGGGTAGTGTCTGTGGACGTAAAGCTGGGACAAGTGGCTGTGAAGAACCCCAGGGGTACTGCCCATGAGCACCCAAAGGTGTTCACCTTTGACTCAGTCTATGACTCAAACTCAAAGCAGGTAGATCTTTACGATGAAACCTTCAGGCCGCTGGTGGACTCTGTCCTGCTAGGGTTCAACGGCACCATTTTTGCTTACGGTCAAACGGGCACTGGTAAGACCTACACCATGGAAGGTGTGCGCAATGATCCGGAGAGGAGAGGTGTAATCCCCAACTCATTTGAGCATATTTTCACGCACATATCTCGGTCTCAGAACCAGCAATACCTAGTGAGAGCATCGTACTTGGAGATCTACCAGGAAGAGATCAGAGACCTGCTGTCCAAGGACCAGGCCAGGCGGCTGGAGTTGAAGGAAAGGCCTGACACTGGCGTGTATGTCAAGGATCTGTCCTCCTTTGTCACCAAGAGTGTAAAGGAGATTGAGCATGTCATGAATGTGGGCAACCAGAACCGGTCGGTCGGATCAACGAACATGAATGAGCACAGCTCCCGCTCCCATGCCATTTTCGTCATCACTATTGAGTGCAGTGAGCTGGGCCTGGATGGGGAGAACCACATACGGGTAGGCAAGCTTAACCTGGTTGATCTGGCAGGCAGCGAAAGACAGGCTAAGACCGGGGCCCAGGGGGAACGTCTGAAGGAGGCCACCAAAATCAACCTGTCCCTCTCTGCCCTTGGCAATGTCATCTCTGCGCTTGTGGATGGCAGGAGCACCCATATCCCCTACCGTGACTCAAAGCTTACTCGACTGCTACAGGACTCTTTAGGTGGCAATGCCAGGACTGTGATGGTGGCCAACATAGGCCCTGCCTCCTATAATGTGGAGGAGACGCTGACTACCTTGCGCTATTCAAATCGTGCGAAAAACATCAAGAACAAGCCCCGTGTCAATGAGGACCCCAAGGATGCTCTCCTGCGGGAGTTCCAGGAGGAGATTGCCCGCCTAAAGGAGCAGCTGGAGAAACGCTCAGgaaaggggaagaggaggaagaggaggaagtggAAGCCTGGGGACAGTGGAGACGAGCCAGAGGAGGGAGACGAGGACGACGAAGAGGAAGATGATGGTGAAGAAGGGCCGGGGGGAGAAGAGAAGGAGGATGCGGATTACTGGCGGGagcagcaggagaagctggagaaggagaggaaggccATCATGGATGATCACAGCCTAGTGGCCGACGAAAAGCTGAAGCTGCTGACGGCCAAGGAGAAGAAGATGGATGACCTCAAGAGGGAGCGGGAGGCTGGGGAAATGCTGGCTGCTAAAGTCAAG GCCATGGAGAGCAAGCTTTTGGTTGGAGGAAAAAATATTGTTGATCACACCAACGAACAgcagaaggttctggaacagAAACGACAGGAAATTGCTGAACAG AAACGCAGGGAGCGGGAGATGCAGCAGCAGATGGAGTGCCGGGATGAGGAGACCCTGGAGCTGAAGGAGACCTATAGCTCCCTCCAGCAGGAAGTGGACATTAAAaccaaaaagctgaaaaag TTGTTTGCCAAGCTGCAGGCAGTGAAAGCAGAGATCAGTGATGTCCAGgatgcacacatacaggagcggcaggagctggagcagaCGCAGAACGAGCTGACCCGGGAACTTAAACTCAA GCACCTTATCATTGAAAACTTCATTCCCATggaggagaaaaacaaaataatgaaccGAACATTCTTGGATGAGGAGGATGATCATCACTGGAAGCTGCgacccattacccgacttgaGGA tGACCAGCAGATGATGACTCGGCCTGTGTCTGCCGTAGGCTACAAGCGCCCCCTAAGCCAGCACGCCCGTACAGCCATGCTGATGCGGCCAGATGTCAGATACAGG GCTGAGAACATCCTGCTCCTAGAGCTGGACCTGCCCACAAGAACCACCAAGGAGTACGAGGAGCCTGTCATTGCCCCTAAAGTGGCTGCGGCGCTGGAAGATGCCCTGCGGGATGAGGATGAGATCCAGGTGGACGCCTCAAACTTTCACAGTAGcctccccacccctccaggtGCCAGTGTTGGCATCACCAAAAAGCCAAAGTCCAG TAGCCGGCCTAAGACTGGAAAAAAGGTGAGCACCCCAACCTCTGCAACAAGCCCCTCAAGCTCAGGACACCCCCTCTACCCACAGTCCCGTGGGCTTGTCCCCAAGTGA
- the kif3b gene encoding kinesin-like protein KIF3B isoform X2 — MSKSKSSESVKVVVRCRPMNEKEKAANFQRVVSVDVKLGQVAVKNPRGTAHEHPKVFTFDSVYDSNSKQVDLYDETFRPLVDSVLLGFNGTIFAYGQTGTGKTYTMEGVRNDPERRGVIPNSFEHIFTHISRSQNQQYLVRASYLEIYQEEIRDLLSKDQARRLELKERPDTGVYVKDLSSFVTKSVKEIEHVMNVGNQNRSVGSTNMNEHSSRSHAIFVITIECSELGLDGENHIRVGKLNLVDLAGSERQAKTGAQGERLKEATKINLSLSALGNVISALVDGRSTHIPYRDSKLTRLLQDSLGGNARTVMVANIGPASYNVEETLTTLRYSNRAKNIKNKPRVNEDPKDALLREFQEEIARLKEQLEKRSGKGKRRKRRKWKPGDSGDEPEEGDEDDEEEDDGEEGPGGEEKEDADYWREQQEKLEKERKAIMDDHSLVADEKLKLLTAKEKKMDDLKREREAGEMLAAKVKAMESKLLVGGKNIVDHTNEQQKVLEQKRQEIAEQKRREREMQQQMECRDEETLELKETYSSLQQEVDIKTKKLKKLFAKLQAVKAEISDVQDAHIQERQELEQTQNELTRELKLKHLIIENFIPMEEKNKIMNRTFLDEEDDHHWKLRPITRLEDDQQMMTRPVSAVGYKRPLSQHARTAMLMRPDVRYRAENILLLELDLPTRTTKEYEEPVIAPKVAAALEDALRDEDEIQVDASNFHSSLPTPPGASVGITKKPKSSRPKTGKKVSTPTSATSPSSSGHPLYPQSRGLVPK, encoded by the exons ATGTCTAAAAGCAAGAGCTCAGAGTCTGTGAAAGTGGTAGTGCGCTGCCGACCTATGAATGAAAAGGAGAAGGCGGCTAACTTTCAGAGGGTAGTGTCTGTGGACGTAAAGCTGGGACAAGTGGCTGTGAAGAACCCCAGGGGTACTGCCCATGAGCACCCAAAGGTGTTCACCTTTGACTCAGTCTATGACTCAAACTCAAAGCAGGTAGATCTTTACGATGAAACCTTCAGGCCGCTGGTGGACTCTGTCCTGCTAGGGTTCAACGGCACCATTTTTGCTTACGGTCAAACGGGCACTGGTAAGACCTACACCATGGAAGGTGTGCGCAATGATCCGGAGAGGAGAGGTGTAATCCCCAACTCATTTGAGCATATTTTCACGCACATATCTCGGTCTCAGAACCAGCAATACCTAGTGAGAGCATCGTACTTGGAGATCTACCAGGAAGAGATCAGAGACCTGCTGTCCAAGGACCAGGCCAGGCGGCTGGAGTTGAAGGAAAGGCCTGACACTGGCGTGTATGTCAAGGATCTGTCCTCCTTTGTCACCAAGAGTGTAAAGGAGATTGAGCATGTCATGAATGTGGGCAACCAGAACCGGTCGGTCGGATCAACGAACATGAATGAGCACAGCTCCCGCTCCCATGCCATTTTCGTCATCACTATTGAGTGCAGTGAGCTGGGCCTGGATGGGGAGAACCACATACGGGTAGGCAAGCTTAACCTGGTTGATCTGGCAGGCAGCGAAAGACAGGCTAAGACCGGGGCCCAGGGGGAACGTCTGAAGGAGGCCACCAAAATCAACCTGTCCCTCTCTGCCCTTGGCAATGTCATCTCTGCGCTTGTGGATGGCAGGAGCACCCATATCCCCTACCGTGACTCAAAGCTTACTCGACTGCTACAGGACTCTTTAGGTGGCAATGCCAGGACTGTGATGGTGGCCAACATAGGCCCTGCCTCCTATAATGTGGAGGAGACGCTGACTACCTTGCGCTATTCAAATCGTGCGAAAAACATCAAGAACAAGCCCCGTGTCAATGAGGACCCCAAGGATGCTCTCCTGCGGGAGTTCCAGGAGGAGATTGCCCGCCTAAAGGAGCAGCTGGAGAAACGCTCAGgaaaggggaagaggaggaagaggaggaagtggAAGCCTGGGGACAGTGGAGACGAGCCAGAGGAGGGAGACGAGGACGACGAAGAGGAAGATGATGGTGAAGAAGGGCCGGGGGGAGAAGAGAAGGAGGATGCGGATTACTGGCGGGagcagcaggagaagctggagaaggagaggaaggccATCATGGATGATCACAGCCTAGTGGCCGACGAAAAGCTGAAGCTGCTGACGGCCAAGGAGAAGAAGATGGATGACCTCAAGAGGGAGCGGGAGGCTGGGGAAATGCTGGCTGCTAAAGTCAAG GCCATGGAGAGCAAGCTTTTGGTTGGAGGAAAAAATATTGTTGATCACACCAACGAACAgcagaaggttctggaacagAAACGACAGGAAATTGCTGAACAG AAACGCAGGGAGCGGGAGATGCAGCAGCAGATGGAGTGCCGGGATGAGGAGACCCTGGAGCTGAAGGAGACCTATAGCTCCCTCCAGCAGGAAGTGGACATTAAAaccaaaaagctgaaaaag TTGTTTGCCAAGCTGCAGGCAGTGAAAGCAGAGATCAGTGATGTCCAGgatgcacacatacaggagcggcaggagctggagcagaCGCAGAACGAGCTGACCCGGGAACTTAAACTCAA GCACCTTATCATTGAAAACTTCATTCCCATggaggagaaaaacaaaataatgaaccGAACATTCTTGGATGAGGAGGATGATCATCACTGGAAGCTGCgacccattacccgacttgaGGA tGACCAGCAGATGATGACTCGGCCTGTGTCTGCCGTAGGCTACAAGCGCCCCCTAAGCCAGCACGCCCGTACAGCCATGCTGATGCGGCCAGATGTCAGATACAGG GCTGAGAACATCCTGCTCCTAGAGCTGGACCTGCCCACAAGAACCACCAAGGAGTACGAGGAGCCTGTCATTGCCCCTAAAGTGGCTGCGGCGCTGGAAGATGCCCTGCGGGATGAGGATGAGATCCAGGTGGACGCCTCAAACTTTCACAGTAGcctccccacccctccaggtGCCAGTGTTGGCATCACCAAAAAGCCAAAGTCCAG CCGGCCTAAGACTGGAAAAAAGGTGAGCACCCCAACCTCTGCAACAAGCCCCTCAAGCTCAGGACACCCCCTCTACCCACAGTCCCGTGGGCTTGTCCCCAAGTGA
- the kif3b gene encoding kinesin-like protein KIF3B isoform X3 has translation MSKSKSSESVKVVVRCRPMNEKEKAANFQRVVSVDVKLGQVAVKNPRGTAHEHPKVFTFDSVYDSNSKQVDLYDETFRPLVDSVLLGFNGTIFAYGQTGTGKTYTMEGVRNDPERRGVIPNSFEHIFTHISRSQNQQYLVRASYLEIYQEEIRDLLSKDQARRLELKERPDTGVYVKDLSSFVTKSVKEIEHVMNVGNQNRSVGSTNMNEHSSRSHAIFVITIECSELGLDGENHIRVGKLNLVDLAGSERQAKTGAQGERLKEATKINLSLSALGNVISALVDGRSTHIPYRDSKLTRLLQDSLGGNARTVMVANIGPASYNVEETLTTLRYSNRAKNIKNKPRVNEDPKDALLREFQEEIARLKEQLEKRSGKGKRRKRRKWKPGDSGDEPEEGDEDDEEEDDGEEGPGGEEKEDADYWREQQEKLEKERKAIMDDHSLVADEKLKLLTAKEKKMDDLKREREAGEMLAAKVKAMESKLLVGGKNIVDHTNEQQKVLEQKRQEIAEQKRREREMQQQMECRDEETLELKETYSSLQQEVDIKTKKLKKLFAKLQAVKAEISDVQDAHIQERQELEQTQNELTRELKLKHLIIENFIPMEEKNKIMNRTFLDEEDDHHWKLRPITRLED, from the exons ATGTCTAAAAGCAAGAGCTCAGAGTCTGTGAAAGTGGTAGTGCGCTGCCGACCTATGAATGAAAAGGAGAAGGCGGCTAACTTTCAGAGGGTAGTGTCTGTGGACGTAAAGCTGGGACAAGTGGCTGTGAAGAACCCCAGGGGTACTGCCCATGAGCACCCAAAGGTGTTCACCTTTGACTCAGTCTATGACTCAAACTCAAAGCAGGTAGATCTTTACGATGAAACCTTCAGGCCGCTGGTGGACTCTGTCCTGCTAGGGTTCAACGGCACCATTTTTGCTTACGGTCAAACGGGCACTGGTAAGACCTACACCATGGAAGGTGTGCGCAATGATCCGGAGAGGAGAGGTGTAATCCCCAACTCATTTGAGCATATTTTCACGCACATATCTCGGTCTCAGAACCAGCAATACCTAGTGAGAGCATCGTACTTGGAGATCTACCAGGAAGAGATCAGAGACCTGCTGTCCAAGGACCAGGCCAGGCGGCTGGAGTTGAAGGAAAGGCCTGACACTGGCGTGTATGTCAAGGATCTGTCCTCCTTTGTCACCAAGAGTGTAAAGGAGATTGAGCATGTCATGAATGTGGGCAACCAGAACCGGTCGGTCGGATCAACGAACATGAATGAGCACAGCTCCCGCTCCCATGCCATTTTCGTCATCACTATTGAGTGCAGTGAGCTGGGCCTGGATGGGGAGAACCACATACGGGTAGGCAAGCTTAACCTGGTTGATCTGGCAGGCAGCGAAAGACAGGCTAAGACCGGGGCCCAGGGGGAACGTCTGAAGGAGGCCACCAAAATCAACCTGTCCCTCTCTGCCCTTGGCAATGTCATCTCTGCGCTTGTGGATGGCAGGAGCACCCATATCCCCTACCGTGACTCAAAGCTTACTCGACTGCTACAGGACTCTTTAGGTGGCAATGCCAGGACTGTGATGGTGGCCAACATAGGCCCTGCCTCCTATAATGTGGAGGAGACGCTGACTACCTTGCGCTATTCAAATCGTGCGAAAAACATCAAGAACAAGCCCCGTGTCAATGAGGACCCCAAGGATGCTCTCCTGCGGGAGTTCCAGGAGGAGATTGCCCGCCTAAAGGAGCAGCTGGAGAAACGCTCAGgaaaggggaagaggaggaagaggaggaagtggAAGCCTGGGGACAGTGGAGACGAGCCAGAGGAGGGAGACGAGGACGACGAAGAGGAAGATGATGGTGAAGAAGGGCCGGGGGGAGAAGAGAAGGAGGATGCGGATTACTGGCGGGagcagcaggagaagctggagaaggagaggaaggccATCATGGATGATCACAGCCTAGTGGCCGACGAAAAGCTGAAGCTGCTGACGGCCAAGGAGAAGAAGATGGATGACCTCAAGAGGGAGCGGGAGGCTGGGGAAATGCTGGCTGCTAAAGTCAAG GCCATGGAGAGCAAGCTTTTGGTTGGAGGAAAAAATATTGTTGATCACACCAACGAACAgcagaaggttctggaacagAAACGACAGGAAATTGCTGAACAG AAACGCAGGGAGCGGGAGATGCAGCAGCAGATGGAGTGCCGGGATGAGGAGACCCTGGAGCTGAAGGAGACCTATAGCTCCCTCCAGCAGGAAGTGGACATTAAAaccaaaaagctgaaaaag TTGTTTGCCAAGCTGCAGGCAGTGAAAGCAGAGATCAGTGATGTCCAGgatgcacacatacaggagcggcaggagctggagcagaCGCAGAACGAGCTGACCCGGGAACTTAAACTCAA GCACCTTATCATTGAAAACTTCATTCCCATggaggagaaaaacaaaataatgaaccGAACATTCTTGGATGAGGAGGATGATCATCACTGGAAGCTGCgacccattacccgacttgaGGA ttaA